From the genome of Vitis riparia cultivar Riparia Gloire de Montpellier isolate 1030 chromosome 2, EGFV_Vit.rip_1.0, whole genome shotgun sequence, one region includes:
- the LOC117931468 gene encoding S-norcoclaurine synthase 1-like, with product MVVGEEMSTESGFFLPVENVQALASNNPGEIPSRYLRPELQSEEVLADESIQIPTIDMRRLLVAEDEMGKLHYACKEWGFFQLINHGVAEEVIEKMKADLQEFFKLPLKEKNAYAKLPNGVEGYGQHFVVSQDQKLDWADILFLLSLPASERNMRFWPQEPTSFRATFDKYSSELQKVSICLLELMAKNLKVDPGQLMNMFQKGRQQIRMNYYPPCVHASKVIGLTPHSDICGLTLLVQVNEVQGLQIKKNGKWIPIRPVPSALIVNIGDILEIMSNGEYKSIEHRAVVNPETERLSIAAFHSPSVETIIGPLPELVKENGAIYKSVSREEYYKFAFSRKLDGKSIISHMKLEN from the exons ATGGTGGTGGGTGAAGAGATGAGCACAGAGTCGGGATTCTTTCTTCCAGTTGAAAATGTCCAAGCTCTCGCTTCCAACAACCCAGGTGAAATACCAAGCCGGTACCTCCGGCCGGAACTCCAGTCGGAAGAAGTTTTGGCGGACGAGTCTATCCAGATTCCCACCATAGATATGAGGAGGCTCTTGGTTGCTGAAGATGAGATGGGTAAACTTCACTATGCCTGTAAAGAATGGGGCTTCTTCCAG TTGATAAATCATGGGGTAGCAGAAGAAgtaattgagaaaatgaaggcAGACCTTCAAGAGTTCTTTAAATTGCCACTAAAGGAGAAGAATGCATATGCAAAACTACCAAATGGGGTGGAAGGTTATGGCCAACACTTTGTTGTTTCCCAAGACCAGAAGCTTGATTGGGCTGATATACTTTTTCTTCTATCCCTTCCAGCCTCTGAAAGAAATATGAGGTTCTGGCCTCAAGAACCCACTTCTTTCAG GGCAACCTTCGACAAGTATTCATCAGAGCTCCAAAAAGTTTCAATCTGCCTTTTGGAGTTGATGGCTAAGAACCTTAAGGTCGATCCTGGGCAGCTCATGAATATGTTTCAAAAGGGAAGACAACAGATAAGAATGAATTATTATCCCCCTTGTGTGCATGCAAGCAAGGTTATAGGTCTCACTCCCCACTCAGATATTTGTGGACTTACCCTTCTTGTTCAAGTCAATGAAGTACAAGGCttgcaaataaagaaaaatggtaaATGGATACCGATAAGGCCTGTCCCCAGTGCATTGATCGTCAACATTGGCGACATTCTTGAG ATAATGAGCAATGGGGAATACAAGAGCATAGAGCATAGAGCGGTGGTGAACCCAGAGACGGAACGCCTCTCCATCGCAGCATTCCATTCTCCTAGTGTTGAGACAATCATTGGTCCTTTACCAGAGCTTGTAAAGGAGAATGGTGCAATCTATAAATCTGTAAGCAGGGAGGAGTATTATAAATTTGCATTTAGCAGGAAACTTGATGGTAAAAGTATAATCAGTCATATGAAGTTGGAGAACTGA
- the LOC117931500 gene encoding S-norcoclaurine synthase 1-like — MVVGEEMSTESGFFLPVENVQALASNNSGEIPSRYLRPELQSEEVLADESIQIPTIDMRKLMVAEDEMGKLHYACKEWGFFQLINHGVAEEVIEKMKADLQEFFKLPLKEKNAYAKLPNGVEGYGQHFVVSQDQKLDWADILFLLSLPASERNMRFWPQEPTSFRATFDKYSSELQKVSICLLELMAKNLKVDPGQLMNMFQKGRQQIRMNYYPPRVHASKVIGLTPHSDICGLTPLVQVNEVQGLQIKRNGKWIPLRPVPGAFIVNIGDILEIMSNGEYKSIEHRAVMNPETERLSIATFCSPSVQTIIGPLPELTKENNGAIYKSVDWDEYLKFALSRRIMVQSII; from the exons ATGGTGGTGGGTGAAGAGATGAGCACAGAGTCGGGATTCTTTCTTCCAGTTGAAAATGTCCAAGCTCTCGCTTCCAACAACTCAGGTGAAATACCAAGCCGGTACCTCCGGCCGGAACTCCAGTCGGAAGAAGTTTTGGCGGATGAGTCTATCCAGATTCCCACCATAGATATGAGGAAGCTCATGGTTGCTGAAGATGAGATGGGTAAACTTCACTATGCCTGTAAAGAATGGGGCTTCTTCCAG TTGATAAATCATGGGGTAGCAGAAGAAgtaattgagaaaatgaaggcAGACCTTCAAGAGTTCTTTAAATTGCCACTAAAGGAGAAGAATGCATATGCAAAACTACCAAATGGGGTGGAAGGTTATGGCCAACACTTTGTTGTTTCCCAAGACCAGAAGCTTGATTGGGCTGATATACTTTTTCTTCTATCCCTTCCAGCCTCTGAAAGAAATATGAGGTTCTGGCCTCAAGAACCCACTTCTTTCAG GGCAACCTTCGACAAGTATTCATCAGAGCTCCAAAAAGTTTCAATCTGCCTTTTGGAGTTGATGGCTAAGAACCTTAAGGTCGATCCTGGGCAGCTCATGAATATGTTTCAAAAGGGAAGACAACAGATAAGAATGAATTATTATCCCCCTCGTGTGCATGCAAGCAAGGTTATAGGTCTCACTCCCCACTCAGATATTTGTGGACTTACCCCTCTTGTTCAAGTCAATGAAGTACAAGGTTTGCAAATAAAGAGAAATGGTAAATGGATACCGTTAAGGCCTGTCCCCGGTGCATTCATCGTCAACATTGGCGACATTCTTGAG ATAATGAGCAATGGGGAATACAAGAGCATAGAGCATAGAGCGGTGATGAACCCAGAGACGGAACGCCTCTCCATTGCAACATTCTGTTCTCCGAGTGTACAGACAATCATTGGTCCTTTACCAGAACTTACAAAGGAGAATAATGGTGCAATCTATAAATCTGTAGACTGGGATGAGTATTTAAAGTTTGCACTAAGTAGGAGAATAATGGTGCAATCAATCATATGA
- the LOC117931516 gene encoding S-norcoclaurine synthase 1-like, which produces MVGSVPVANVQALASSYSGDLPLRYLRPELHSEEVLVDESLQIPTIDMRKLLVDDDEMSKLHLACKEWGFFQLINHGAAEEVIEKMKADVQEFFKLPLKEKNAYAKLPNGVEGYGQNFVVSEDQKLDWADMHLLQSLPASERNMRFWPEEPTSFRGSLEKYSSELVKVSNCLLKLMAKNLLINPEQLTNMFDDGRQAVRMNYYPPCVHASKVIGLTPHSDFGGLTLLVQVNEVQGLQIKRNGKWIPIRPVPGAFIVNIGDSIEIMSNGEYKSIEHRAVVDPEKERLSIATFCSPHAGAIIGPLPELTKEKGAIYKSVSREEYIKFVLGRKLDGKSTINHMKLEN; this is translated from the exons ATGGTGGGTTCGGTTCCAGTTGCAAATGTCCAAGCTCTTGCTTCCAGCTACTCCGGTGATTTGCCACTCCGGTACCTACGGCCGGAACTCCACTCAGAAGAAGTTTTGGTGGATGAGTCTCTTCAAATTCCCACCATAGATATGAGGAAGCTCCtggttgatgatgatgaaatgaGTAAACTTCACTTGGCCTGTAAAGAATGGGGTTTCTTTCag TTAATAAATCATGGGGCAGCCGAAGAAgtaattgagaaaatgaaggcAGATGTTCAAGAATTCTTTAAATTGCCACTAAAGGAGAAGAATGCATATGCGAAACTACCAAATGGGGTTGAAGGTTATGGCCAAAACTTTGTTGTTTCCGAAGACCAGAAGCTTGATTGGGCTGATATGCACCTTCTTCAATCCCTGCCAGCCTCTGAAAGAAATATGAGGTTCTGGCCTGAAGAACCCACTTCTTTCAG GGGAAGTTTGGAAAAGTACTCATCGGAgcttgtaaaagtttcaaactGCCTTCTGAAGTTGATGGCTAAGAACCTTTTGATAAATCCTGAGCAGCTCACAAATATGTTTGACGATGGAAGACAAGCAGTGAGAATGAATTACTATCCGCCTTGTGTGCATGCAAGCAAGGTAATAGGTCTCACTCCCCACTCAGATTTCGGAGGACTTACCCTACTTGTTCAAGTCAATGAAGTGCAAGGCTTGCAAATTAAGAGAAATGGTAAATGGATACCAATTAGGCCTGTCCCTGGTGCGTTTATCGTGAACATTGGTGACTCTATTGAG ATAATGAGCAATGGGGAATATAAGAGCATAGAGCATAGAGCAGTGGTGGACCCAGAAAAGGAACGACTCTCCATTGCAACATTCTGTTCTCCGCATGCTGGGGCAATCATTGGTCCTTTGCCAGAGCTTACAAAGGAGAAAGGTGCAATCTATAAATCTGTAAGCAGGGAGGAGTATATAAAATTTGTACTAGGTAGAAAACTTGATGGCAAAAGTACAATAAATCATATGAAGTTGGAGAACTGA
- the LOC117931484 gene encoding S-norcoclaurine synthase 1-like, with amino-acid sequence MVGEEMSRELGGSVLVANVSALASSYSGDVPLRYLRPELHAEEVLVDESLPIPTIDMRKLLVDDDEMGKLHLACKEWGFFQLINHEVAEEIEKMKADVQEFFKLPQKKKNAYAKLPSGVDGYGQNFVVSEDQKLDWADMLFLQCLPASERNMRFWPDEPTSFRETLVNYSLELVKVSNCLLKLMAKNLEINPEQLTNMFEDGRQSVRMNYYPPCVHASKVLGFTPHSDPGGLTLLVQLNEVQGLQIKRNGKWIPIRPVPGAFIVNIGDVIEIMSNGEYKSIEHRVVVDPEKERLSIATFSSPGAGAIIGPLPELTKEKGAIYKSVSREEYIKFVLSRKPVGKSAINLMKLEN; translated from the exons atggtgggtGAAGAGATGAGCAGAGAGTTGGGAGGTTCAGTTCTAGTGGCAAATGTCTCAGCCCTTGCTTCCAGCTACTCCGGTGATGTGCCACTCCGATACCTCAGGCCGGAGCTCCACGCAGAAGAAGTTTTGGTGGATGAGTCTCTTCCAATTCCCACCATAGATATGAGGAAGCTCTtggttgatgatgatgaaatgGGTAAACTTCACTTGGCCTGTAAAGAATGGGGTTTCTTTCag TTAATAAACCATGAGGTAGCagaagaaattgagaaaatgaaggcAGATGTTCAAGAATTCTTTAAATTgccacaaaagaaaaagaatgcaTATGCGAAACTACCAAGTGGTGTTGACGGTTATGGCCAAAACTTTGTTGTTTCCGAAGACCAGAAGCTTGATTGGGCTGATATGCTCTTTCTTCAATGCCTGCCAGCCTCTGAAAGAAATATGAGGTTCTGGCCTGATGAACCCACTTCTTTCAG GGAAACTTTGGTCAATTACTCATTGGAgcttgtaaaagtttcaaactGCCTTCTGAAGTTGATGGCCAAGAACCTTGAGATAAATCCTGAGCAGCTCACAAATATGTTTGAGGATGGAAGACAATCAGTGAGAATGAATTACTATCCACCTTGTGTGCATGCAAGCAAGGTATTAGGTTTCACTCCCCACTCAGATCCCGGAGGACTTACCCTACTTGTTCAACTCAATGAAGTGCAAGGCTTGCAAATTAAGAGAAATGGTAAATGGATACCAATTAGGCCTGTCCCTGGTGCATTTATTGTCAACATTGGTGACGTTATTGAG ATAATGAGCAATGGGGAATATAAGAGCATAGAGCATAGAGTAGTGGTGGACCCAGAAAAGGAACGACTCTCCATTGCAACATTCAGTTCTCCGGGTGCTGGTGCAATCATTGGTCCTTTACCAGAGCTTACAAAGGAGAAAGGTGCAATCTATAAATCTGTAAGCAGGGAGGAGTATATTAAATTTGTACTAAGTAGGAAACCTGTTGGCAAAAGTGCAATAAATCTTATGAAGTTGGAGAACTGA